In Flavobacteriales bacterium, the following proteins share a genomic window:
- a CDS encoding MBL fold metallo-hydrolase: MAEIICFSFNPFQENTYIVFDETRECVIIDPGCFENFEKKALRDEIEKRNLNPVRLLNTHCHIDHVLGNKFVADTWKLNLEIHREDLPTLHALPNYAHIFGVGNLEESPEPGSFLEEGDKVQFGNTTLDVIFVPGHAPGHIAFVNHPDKTVISGDVLFAGSIGRTDLPGGSLPVLLASIKNKLLPLGDDFTVYSGHGPSTTIKKEKRENYFLQAEFEGRFN; this comes from the coding sequence ATGGCCGAAATAATCTGCTTTTCTTTTAATCCTTTTCAGGAAAACACCTATATCGTTTTCGACGAAACCCGTGAATGCGTCATCATTGATCCCGGTTGCTTCGAAAACTTTGAGAAAAAGGCCCTTCGCGACGAAATCGAAAAAAGGAATTTAAACCCGGTACGATTACTCAATACCCATTGCCATATTGATCATGTTTTGGGAAATAAATTCGTGGCAGATACCTGGAAACTTAATCTGGAAATTCACAGGGAGGACCTGCCTACCTTACATGCGCTGCCCAATTACGCACATATTTTTGGCGTTGGAAATCTGGAAGAATCGCCTGAACCCGGTTCGTTTTTAGAGGAGGGCGACAAAGTACAGTTCGGAAACACCACGCTCGATGTGATTTTTGTTCCAGGTCACGCCCCCGGCCATATTGCTTTCGTAAATCATCCGGATAAAACTGTTATCAGTGGAGATGTTCTCTTTGCAGGCAGCATAGGCAGAACCGATCTCCCGGGAGGCTCATTACCTGTATTATTAGCCAGCATAAAAAACAAACTATTGCCACTGGGTGATGATTTTACCGTTTATAGCGGGCACGGTCCCAGCACTACGATCAAAAAAGAGAAGCGGGAAAATTATTTTTTACAAGCCGAATTCGAAGGAAGATTTAACTGA
- a CDS encoding polysaccharide deacetylase family protein, producing the protein MNVNDFRITDNKNEFVSYSGVRINYSTEEISGSVQIIPCGLLEENNIRPVKPDLVKRQDVTGFFPVENSIIPFDLFSSIFWLLSRHEEYTCTTRDLHDRFPVAESVLFKENLLQRPIVEEQIRWFEKVLSNHFSHYTIAEKKPVLLLTVDIDHAWAFKNKSPWVKTASWLKTLVSFNLTDLKNKIRVARGKEKDPYDTYDDLMFLLNGKTVSKMMFFLLANRSKFDRNISYNHPEMVRLIQRMSENFSIGIHPGYASHLNQEAFNTESQRLSLISGEKNTRSRFHYLRFKLPQSYRIAQNAGIREEHSMGHAADTGFRAGTCFPFYFYDLEEEKQGELLVYPMHIMDGTLNEYLRLTPEQAKLRSRQLWDEVVKYGGFLSVLWHNETINDSSKWKGWKDVLEFQLNLPSNSACKK; encoded by the coding sequence ATGAATGTTAATGATTTTAGAATTACAGATAATAAAAATGAATTTGTTTCTTACTCCGGAGTGAGAATAAATTATTCGACGGAAGAAATCTCAGGAAGTGTGCAGATCATTCCTTGTGGTTTACTCGAAGAGAACAATATCAGACCTGTAAAACCTGATTTAGTAAAACGGCAAGATGTAACCGGTTTTTTCCCAGTGGAAAATTCAATTATTCCTTTCGATCTTTTTTCTTCCATTTTTTGGTTGTTAAGTCGGCATGAAGAATATACCTGTACCACCAGAGATTTGCATGATCGTTTTCCTGTAGCGGAATCTGTTTTATTTAAAGAAAATTTACTTCAGCGACCAATCGTTGAAGAACAAATCCGGTGGTTTGAAAAGGTGTTGTCGAATCATTTTTCTCATTATACCATTGCCGAAAAAAAGCCGGTTTTACTTTTAACAGTAGATATCGATCATGCCTGGGCTTTTAAGAATAAATCACCATGGGTGAAAACCGCTTCCTGGTTAAAAACCTTGGTTTCGTTCAATCTTACTGACTTAAAAAATAAAATCCGTGTGGCCAGAGGAAAAGAAAAAGATCCTTATGATACCTACGACGATTTAATGTTTTTGCTCAATGGGAAAACGGTCAGTAAAATGATGTTTTTTTTATTGGCCAACAGAAGTAAGTTCGACAGGAATATAAGTTATAATCATCCGGAAATGGTTCGACTGATTCAGCGGATGTCGGAAAATTTTTCAATTGGAATTCATCCGGGATATGCCTCTCATTTGAATCAGGAGGCTTTCAATACCGAGAGCCAACGATTAAGTCTGATTAGCGGAGAAAAAAATACCAGAAGCAGATTTCATTATTTAAGATTTAAATTACCCCAATCGTATCGCATTGCTCAAAATGCAGGAATCCGGGAAGAGCATTCGATGGGACACGCAGCTGATACCGGGTTTAGAGCAGGCACCTGTTTTCCCTTTTATTTTTATGATTTAGAGGAAGAGAAACAAGGTGAATTATTGGTGTATCCCATGCATATTATGGATGGCACTCTCAATGAATATTTAAGATTGACTCCCGAACAAGCTAAATTGCGGAGCCGGCAATTGTGGGATGAAGTAGTTAAATACGGCGGTTTTTTATCGGTGTTATGGCACAATGAAACCATAAATGATTCCAGCAAATGGAAAGGGTGGAAGGATGTTCTCGAATTTCAGTTAAATCTTCCTTCGAATTCGGCTTGTAAAAAATAA